The genomic DNA CAGCACGGCCTGCGCATTGTCATACAGCTTCTGAACGTCAAACGAGACCTTACCGACAGGCACTTGCACGATTCCGGCTTTCTCGACCTTGAACTCGACACGGCCCTTGCGAATTTCACTGACGGCCTTGCCGACCTCAAACGTGACCGTGCCGGTCTTCGGATTGGGCATCAGCCCGCGGGGACCGAGCACCTTTCCAAGCTTACCGACAGAGGCCATCAGATCAGGCGTGGAGATCGCGCAATCAAACTCCATCCACCCGCCCTTGATCTTTTCCATCAGGTCATCCGAGCCCACGTGATCAGCGCCCGCCTGGCGAGCCTCCTGCTCTTTTTCGCCCTTGGCAAATACGAGCACACGGAGCTTCTTACCCGTCCCATGCGGCAACGCCGTGGTCCCGCGCACCATCTGATCCGACCGCTTGGGATCAATCCCCAGACGAATCGCCAGATCGACGGACTCATCGTACTTGGCAAAGGCCGCCTGCTTGACAGCCTCGACTGCCTCTTTCAATCCATAAAACCTGGGCTCGATCTTTTCTTGAGCCGCGGTCAATTTCTTTCCCATACTACTGCTCCTTCACATCCGCCGGAGGTTCACTCTGCAGAAACTTACTGGACGGTGATACCCATGCTACGCGCAGTCCCCTGGATAATCTTGATGGCGCCCTCAAGATCGGCCGCATTCAGGTCGGACAACTTCTTCTGCGCGATTTCACGGACCTGGGCCTGACTCACTTTCCCCACCTTGTCCTTATGCGGCACGCCCGATCCCTTAATGATCCCGGCGGCCTTCTTCAGTAGGTCCGATGCCGGAGGCGTCTTCATGATGAAGGTAAAGCTCCGGTCCTTATAGACCGTAATGATCACCGGGATGATGCTATCCCCGTCCTTCTGCGTTTTGGCGTTAAACTGCTTGCAGAACTCCATAATGTTCACGCCGTGCTGACCCAATGACGGACCAACGGGCGGAGCAGGATTGGCCTTGCCGGCCGGAATCTGCAATTTAATCTGCGCTGATACTTCCTTGGCCATGAGTTACTCCCTGAGAACTGCGGACTGAGCACGAGGGCTGAGAACGGCTCTCAGTCCACCATCTCGAATCCAGTGACCTCAAATACGTTCGACCTGCAAGAAACCAAGCTCGACCGGCGTAGACCGGCCAAAAATACTCACAAAAACTTTTACCCGGCTATGATCGGCATCCACGTCATCGACCGCGCCATTAAAGCCGAGGAACGGACCATCCACAATGCGAACATTGTCGCCCTTGATAAACCGGACCTGCTCGCGCGGTCCCGCCGCACCGGCATCCACCTGCTTCAGCAAGGAATCGACCTCTTCGGAAGACAGCGGAGTGGGCTGAGCCCCCCCACCGACGAACCCAGTCACCTTGGGAGTCTCCTTGATCATCTGCAAGGTTTCGTCAGCGAGCGGCGCTTCCAGCTCGATCAAGACATACCCCGGGAAAAATTTTCTCCGGGACGTACGTCGCTTTCCATCCTTGATCTCGATCACATCTTCCGTGGGAACCAAGACCTGCCCAAGTCGCTCGGTGAGCCCCATTTGACTTGCGCGCTCAAGGAGACTGGTCTTCACGCGACCCTCAAACCCCGCATAGGTATGGATGACGTACCAGTTCTTATTGCTCATCATCTCCTCTCAGCTGAACATCCAGCATCGTATCGTCCGGGCAACGCCGGACCTGTCCAGCCGCACCACGCAACTAAATGACCTTGCGCATCAGCCAGCCCAGCACGGAATCCATCATCGACAGATAAAGGGACATGAGGATACAGAACACGATCACGACCGTGGTGGCGCCGACCGTTTCCGCTCTCGTCGGGAAAGAGACCTTCTTGAGCTCACCGCGCACACCGTCGATGAATTCTCGAATAGAGGCGATCAATCGCTGAAACACGGTTACAATCCTCTCTTAGAACTTCACGGGCACTTGATTGACCAGAACCAGCCGGCACCGGTCTACGCACTCATTCACTTACAAGGGCTTGGCAGGGGCACTAGGATTTGAACCTAGACTCTCGGTTTTGGAGACCGATGTGCTGCCGTTGACACCATGCCCCTCCACCCGGAACATGAGCGCTGCCGAGCCAAGGGCCATGCCCAACCCAGCAGAAAAAGCCTACTTCACTTCCTTATGAGCGATGTGCTTCCGGCAGAACTTACAGAACTTGTTCCGCTCCAATCGATCCGGATCGTTCTTCTTGTTCTTGCGGGTCGTATAATTTCGCTGCTTACAGACCGTACAGGCCAAATCGATAATATCTCGCATTTGCCATCCCCTGAGCCGTCAACTCTCAGCCATCAGCCCTAACTCGCGAGCTGACCACTGATCGCCGATCGCGCATTCTTACGCTAAAATTTCCGTGACGACGCCCGAGCCGACGGTCTTGCCGCCCTCTCGAACCGCAAACCGCAATCCCTGATCCATGGCGATCGGGCTGATCAACTCGCCCGTGACCGTCACATTGTCTCCCGGCATCACCATCTCCACGCCCGGCGTTAACGTCACGATCCCCGTCACGTCGGTCGTCCGGAAGTAGAACTGCGGCCGGTAGCCGTTGAAGAACGGCGTATGACGTCCGCCCTCTTCCTTGGTCAACACATAGATCTCGGCCTTGAATTTCGTGTGCGGCGTGATGCTCTTCGGCTTGGCCAACACCATGCCCCGCTCCACATCCTCTTTCTTCGTGCCGCGCAACAAGACGCCGATGTTATCGCCCGCTTGCCCCTCATCGAGCACCTTGCGGAACATTTCCACGCCCGTCACGATGGTCGTCTGCGTGGGCCGCAAGCCGACGATTTCGATTTCGTCGCCGACCTTCACGATCCCCTTCTCGCACCGGCCCGTCACCACCGTGCCGCGCCCACTGATCGTAAACACGTCCTCGATCGGCATCAGGAACGGCTTATCAATGGCCCGGGTCGGCGTCGGAATGTAGGTATCGACGGCTTCGAGCAACTTCAGAATGGACGGCACGCCCAACGGCCCCTGATCCCCCTCGACCGCCTTCAGCGCCGACCCCTGCACGATCGGAATCTTATCGCCCGGGAAGTCGTACTTCGTCAGCAGCTCCCGCACTTCGAGCTCGACCAATTCCAACAATTCCTTGTCGTCGACCTTGTCCGCCTTGTTCAGAAACACCACGATGTAGGGGACGCCGACTTGGCGCGCCAACAAAATGTGCTCCCGCGTCTGCGGCATGGGACCGTCGGCGGCACTCACCACCAGGATCGCCCCGTCCATCTGCGCGGCGCCGGTGATCATGTTCTTCACATAATCCGCGTGGCCCGGGCAGTCAACGTGCGCATAGTGCCGGTTGTCCGTCTCGTACTCGACGTGGCTGATCGCGATCGTCATGATCTTGCTGGCATCCCGACGCCCCTGACTCTCGCTCGCCTTCGCCACTTCGTCATAGCTGATGAATTTCGCCATCCCGCGATCCGCGCAGATCTTGGTCAGCGCACTCGTCAGCGTCGTCTTGCCATGGTCCACGTGCCCGATCGTCCCGATGTTCACGTGGGGCTTTCGTCGCTCAAACTTCGCCTTCGCCATGATTCACTCCTTTTCTCAGAAAACACTCAAGGTTTTATCCGGTCGCCTCGAACCACCCTCAGGGCTCCCGGTCGGGTCAAGCATGGTATGGAGCCCACGACGCGAATCGAACGCGTGACCTCGTCCTTACCAAGGACGTGCTCTGCCAACTGAGCTACGTGGGCCCTGAACTCACAGTCTTAGTCCGCCCTCACACGCTCTGTCCGCACCCGCGGTCGAGCACGCTGGATTTGGAGCGGGCGATGGGATTTGAACCCACGACAGCCAGCTTGGAAGGCTGGAACTCTACCACTGAGCTACGCCCGCCCACAGTGACCCGACCAACACTCCAACGATCCGACGGCGACACGCTCGGCCACACAATGCTGCGCACCGCCAGATCGCGCTCATTATCATTGTCCAACCGGACGCACACGTTTCACGTGAGATTCGGTCGAATACGCTCAGTTTGGTGGGCAGGCAAGGATTCGAACCTTGGAAGCCATAAGGCAGCAGATTTACAGTCTGCCCCCTTTGTCCACTTGGGTACCTGCCCGCTAGGCACACGTTCCCAAACTCAAGCGAATATTATTTATTTCAAATAAATCCCGAACCAGAGCCACTTCATTCCCTGAAGAGAAGAATGAAAGTAAGCCCCACCATGCACAGCTCCCCAGCAAAACAACAGGGCTGGAGCGCTGATGAAATGAGGATTGACCTGGCTTCGAAAGCAGCCGATTTTATTTGCGACGCGTTCCATTGTCAAGGGGGTATGTTCTATGCAGGAACAAATCTACGATGCGGCAGGAGCCTCACAGGCTCCACGGGAGGCAGGAACAACCCTCCCGCGCGTCAATACCTGATCAGCCTGGCGAGTCATGTCCGCTGGACTACCCAAAACTTCCTTCATGAGTAACAAGAGTTCCGGAGCAGACAGGCGAAAGTCCGGCGCCAGAAATCGCTTGCGTGCCATCGCCTTTTCACTTGGATCCTCCGGCTCGTAATATCCTCTCAGGCTTGCGTCCTGCTCCGCCTGACTGAGCCGGGCAATCCAAGCCGGCACGTTCAGCGACCGACCGGATGATCGAAGCTCACGCGCTCCCTTCCTCTCCACTTCCAGTTGGGTCCAGATCGCCCATCCCACAAACACCGCCCAGGTTTCATTCAACGCTTCCCACGACTCCGCCTCGCTGAGAAAGCGCTCCTCTTTCAAATCTTTCTTTTGGAGCACCGGCGTGATGAGGACCTGCTGATAGCGACACCGTTGCTGCTCGCGGGCGAACGCCATAAACGACGCGTGGGCGGCTGACGGCGCACGCTCCTGCTCGAGAAAATCCATGTAGGCATGAAACAGTTCGTGATAGAGCGTTTCCAACTCCTTGTGCGTCAACCGCGCCAATGGACGCAGAGCCCTCCCCGCCGCATTCAGGGAGAGCGATCGATCCAACACCATTCGATGCTCGACCGGGTGATACTCCGCGGCAAACGCGTGCAGATCCTCAAACTCAAACGCCACAAACTGCGCTGGAATTTGTTCCAGGAACCGAGTAGGAAGATGGAGGGCTTTCGCTTCCGCCATCAATGCGCCCCAGAGGCGCGAAGAGTCCGAAGATGGCGCGGCCGTCTCTGCGCTGGCCTGGCCGAAGATCAGAAGTCCCAGCACCAGCCCCGCGGCCATCGTGGGCAGCACAGCTCGGAACCAACCGTTATAGACGAGCACCGGACGCATGATGATCTTGAATCGTAGAATGGAGTACGGCAACCCAACCAGAGTTATACGGTGGGAACGATCGACCTAGACGTACCGGTCATGCTCGTGCCCCCACTCGTGCCCATGGCCCTCTTCGACCAGAGCCAACGTTTCAAACAGACGGGGCGACACGTGATCCAGGAATCGCGATGGCTTGGATAACAACATGCCGGAACTCCGGTCATACACATTGATCGGATAGGTCAAAAACAGGTAGCGCTTCGCCCGAGTCACCGCGACATACAATAACCGCCGCTCCTCGTCCAACTCTTCATCCGTATTGAATGCGAAGACCGAGGGGAACTTCCCATCCACCACCCATAACAAAAATACGCACTGCCACTCCAGCCCCTTCGCCGAATGAATCGTCGACAGCACCACCTGCTCGTCGTCGCGCCCCGCAGGTTCCACACCCACCGCACTGCCATCCGGCGGGGCCAGCGCTAAATCAGAGAGGAACTCTGTCAGGCTGGGGTAACTCTCCGCGATGGTATGCAAATGGTCCAGATCCCGGATCCGCTTGGGATAGTCATCATGATGATCTTTCAGGATCGGCAGATAATACTCATAGACCCGGTTGACCTGCTCGGTCGGGCTCAGATCATCACTCTTCGACAGGTTGTCGAGCACCAGCGCCAGCTCCTTCAACCCCTTGCCCGAGCGGCCGCTACTGTCCCACAGCACCTGATACGGATCGTTCACCCTCACCATGGCCGCCACCAGATCCTGCGCCTTCTTGGGACCGACCCCTTCGACCAGCATGAGCACGCGATGCCAACTGACCGCATCCTGAGGATTCACGACCACCCGCAAATGGGCCAGGAGATCCTTCACATGTGCCGCCTCAATGAACTTGATTCCTCCCCGCTTCACGAACGGCAAGCCGCAGCGCGACAGCTCAATTTCCAGATCGAAGGAGTGAAAGCTGGAGCGAAAGAGCACGGCAATCTCACTGAGCGGCACGCCTTCTTCGCGCAGTTCCAGGATTTTTTGCGCCACAAATCGAGACTGCGCATTCTCCCCGGCCGCCTCCACCAGCGCCGGCAGAGGCCCGTCCAACTTACGCGTGAACAGATGTTTCGTATATTTCTCAGGGGCTTCCTGAATGATCTCGTTGGCCAGGCTGAGAATCGGTTGCGTGCTGCGGTAATTTTCCTCCAGTTTATAGATCTTGGCGCCGGGGAACCAGGAGGGAAACTCCATGATGTTGCGGAACGTCGCACCGCGGAACGCATAGATGGACTGTGAATCGTCACCCACGACCATGACGTTGTCGTGAGTAGCCGCCAGCTTTCGAATGAGTTCCGCCTGCAGCCGATTCGTGTCCTGATACTCATCCACTAGGATGTAGCGGAATTGTTGCGAGACGGTCCGCCGGATGGGTTCGTCCTTGGTCAACAAGTCCCGCAACAGCACCAGGAGATCGTCATAATCAAGCAACTGGCGCTGGCGCTTCGCAGCCTGATAGGCACGCTGGAGCTTCCCCAGCGCCTCCAGATGGTCCGCAAAGTGGGAAAACTCGTCGAGGACAATCTCTTCCAATCCTCGCAACGTGTTCTCACACTTGCTGTAAATCTCCGCAATGGTTCCCTTGCGAGGGAATCGCTTATCTTTTTCGTTCAGGCCCAATTGGGCGCGCAAGAGGGCGATCAGATCTTCGGCATCGCCGCGATCCATAATCGTAAAGCCCGGTTCGATCCCGAGGACTCGCCCATGGCGCCGCAGCAGCATGTTGGCGACCGAGTGAAAGGTACCGCCACAGACTCGCTGGCTACGCGATCCGATCAAAGCGCCGACTCGCTCCAGCATCTCCTCAGAAGACTTCCTAGTGAAGGTCAGCAGCAAAATGTGCGAGGGATCCACCCCGGAATCGATCAGATAGGCGACGCGATGCACGAGCGTCCGCGTTTTGCCGCTTCCGGCACCGGCAATGACCAGCGCAGGGCCATCGGCCGCCGTCACGGCCGCATACTGCTGCGCGTTCAACTCCTTGGCATAATCCAACGAGAACTTCCGGACGTGGTCTTGATCCGGAGTCCGTTTCAGAATGTAGGGCTTACTCTCTCGGTCCATGTTGGCATCCGACTGGGCAGTGAGGCTCATGACGGGAGCGGTCGCGCTGTATAACATACCACCGGAGACCTTGCAACGACACAGTTCGTGAGTCGCTTGCTCCGATCGCGTCCATCGAGATCAACACTTGGACCTTCAAATTGAGTTGTATATAATGCCGGACCAGCAGGGGACTTTTATGACGACCAGACCGCATTCGTTCGCTCAACAGATCCAAACCGTGGCGGAGCTCATGCTCGCGGTCGCGGGAGAGTCCGTCTCCGTGATCAAACGGGCGGCTCCGGAACAGGCCTTAAAGCTCAAACACCAGGATGAGTGGACCATTTACCTTGAATTCCTGCGCGTCATGTTTAACCTGACCGACCGCGTGTCAGCGCTCCACATCCCGCTCAAGGAGCAACCGCAATTCATGGACGAGTTGACC from Nitrospira sp. ND1 includes the following:
- the rplA gene encoding 50S ribosomal protein L1, producing the protein MGKKLTAAQEKIEPRFYGLKEAVEAVKQAAFAKYDESVDLAIRLGIDPKRSDQMVRGTTALPHGTGKKLRVLVFAKGEKEQEARQAGADHVGSDDLMEKIKGGWMEFDCAISTPDLMASVGKLGKVLGPRGLMPNPKTGTVTFEVGKAVSEIRKGRVEFKVEKAGIVQVPVGKVSFDVQKLYDNAQAVLESVVKAKPSSCKGRYIKSVTMSSTMGPGVKLDPVALSKLWS
- the rplK gene encoding 50S ribosomal protein L11 yields the protein MAKEVSAQIKLQIPAGKANPAPPVGPSLGQHGVNIMEFCKQFNAKTQKDGDSIIPVIITVYKDRSFTFIMKTPPASDLLKKAAGIIKGSGVPHKDKVGKVSQAQVREIAQKKLSDLNAADLEGAIKIIQGTARSMGITVQ
- the nusG gene encoding transcription termination/antitermination protein NusG, which encodes MSNKNWYVIHTYAGFEGRVKTSLLERASQMGLTERLGQVLVPTEDVIEIKDGKRRTSRRKFFPGYVLIELEAPLADETLQMIKETPKVTGFVGGGAQPTPLSSEEVDSLLKQVDAGAAGPREQVRFIKGDNVRIVDGPFLGFNGAVDDVDADHSRVKVFVSIFGRSTPVELGFLQVERI
- the secE gene encoding preprotein translocase subunit SecE — translated: MFQRLIASIREFIDGVRGELKKVSFPTRAETVGATTVVIVFCILMSLYLSMMDSVLGWLMRKVI
- the rpmG gene encoding 50S ribosomal protein L33 codes for the protein MRDIIDLACTVCKQRNYTTRKNKKNDPDRLERNKFCKFCRKHIAHKEVK
- the tuf gene encoding elongation factor Tu, whose protein sequence is MAKAKFERRKPHVNIGTIGHVDHGKTTLTSALTKICADRGMAKFISYDEVAKASESQGRRDASKIMTIAISHVEYETDNRHYAHVDCPGHADYVKNMITGAAQMDGAILVVSAADGPMPQTREHILLARQVGVPYIVVFLNKADKVDDKELLELVELEVRELLTKYDFPGDKIPIVQGSALKAVEGDQGPLGVPSILKLLEAVDTYIPTPTRAIDKPFLMPIEDVFTISGRGTVVTGRCEKGIVKVGDEIEIVGLRPTQTTIVTGVEMFRKVLDEGQAGDNIGVLLRGTKKEDVERGMVLAKPKSITPHTKFKAEIYVLTKEEGGRHTPFFNGYRPQFYFRTTDVTGIVTLTPGVEMVMPGDNVTVTGELISPIAMDQGLRFAVREGGKTVGSGVVTEILA
- a CDS encoding ATP-dependent helicase: MLYSATAPVMSLTAQSDANMDRESKPYILKRTPDQDHVRKFSLDYAKELNAQQYAAVTAADGPALVIAGAGSGKTRTLVHRVAYLIDSGVDPSHILLLTFTRKSSEEMLERVGALIGSRSQRVCGGTFHSVANMLLRRHGRVLGIEPGFTIMDRGDAEDLIALLRAQLGLNEKDKRFPRKGTIAEIYSKCENTLRGLEEIVLDEFSHFADHLEALGKLQRAYQAAKRQRQLLDYDDLLVLLRDLLTKDEPIRRTVSQQFRYILVDEYQDTNRLQAELIRKLAATHDNVMVVGDDSQSIYAFRGATFRNIMEFPSWFPGAKIYKLEENYRSTQPILSLANEIIQEAPEKYTKHLFTRKLDGPLPALVEAAGENAQSRFVAQKILELREEGVPLSEIAVLFRSSFHSFDLEIELSRCGLPFVKRGGIKFIEAAHVKDLLAHLRVVVNPQDAVSWHRVLMLVEGVGPKKAQDLVAAMVRVNDPYQVLWDSSGRSGKGLKELALVLDNLSKSDDLSPTEQVNRVYEYYLPILKDHHDDYPKRIRDLDHLHTIAESYPSLTEFLSDLALAPPDGSAVGVEPAGRDDEQVVLSTIHSAKGLEWQCVFLLWVVDGKFPSVFAFNTDEELDEERRLLYVAVTRAKRYLFLTYPINVYDRSSGMLLSKPSRFLDHVSPRLFETLALVEEGHGHEWGHEHDRYV